In the genome of Marispirochaeta sp., one region contains:
- a CDS encoding glycine cleavage T C-terminal barrel domain-containing protein, protein MDTGLLPCGLGARDTLRLEARLPLYGHELTEQTGPLEAGLKVFVNFDKGDFVGREALEGILKSESYRVLRGVRMVDRGVPRQGYPVFKENLPIGEVTSGGKSPSLDEFIALVRVPKGSLRTGDQIQIEINGKRKTGEVVATPVS, encoded by the coding sequence ATGGACACGGGACTGCTTCCCTGCGGACTCGGAGCCAGGGACACCCTGCGCCTGGAAGCCCGTCTGCCCCTGTACGGCCATGAGCTTACAGAGCAGACCGGACCTCTGGAGGCGGGACTCAAAGTCTTTGTGAATTTCGACAAGGGAGACTTTGTCGGCCGGGAAGCTTTGGAGGGGATCCTGAAAAGCGAAAGCTACCGGGTACTGCGGGGAGTCCGGATGGTCGACCGGGGTGTTCCCCGCCAGGGGTATCCTGTATTCAAGGAGAATCTACCCATCGGCGAGGTAACGAGCGGCGGTAAATCTCCGAGCCTCGACGAGTTTATCGCCCTGGTACGGGTGCCGAAAGGAAGCTTACGAACCGGCGATCAGATACAGATCGAGATCAATGGCAAGCGCAAAACCGGGGAGGTTGTTGCCACCCCCGTTTCATAA
- the gcvH gene encoding glycine cleavage system protein GcvH → MAQDSLGEIVFVEIPEVDDEVKKGDEVTTIESVKAASSIYAPVSGTISEVNEALEDEPEKVNQDPYGTFLFAIDMKDPGELDSLMDAAGYEKFLAESEE, encoded by the coding sequence ATGGCCCAGGATAGCCTGGGAGAGATTGTATTTGTGGAGATCCCCGAAGTGGACGATGAGGTTAAAAAAGGAGACGAGGTAACGACCATCGAATCAGTCAAAGCTGCCTCATCAATTTACGCCCCCGTGTCCGGAACTATCAGCGAGGTAAACGAGGCCCTGGAGGATGAACCGGAAAAGGTCAACCAGGATCCTTACGGAACCTTTCTCTTTGCCATCGATATGAAAGACCCCGGTGAACTCGATTCCCTGATGGACGCAGCGGGGTATGAGAAGTTCCTGGCGGAGAGCGAGGAGTAA